In one Rutidosis leptorrhynchoides isolate AG116_Rl617_1_P2 chromosome 8, CSIRO_AGI_Rlap_v1, whole genome shotgun sequence genomic region, the following are encoded:
- the LOC139864927 gene encoding protein PIN-LIKES 3-like: MAFIDLFVVALIPVLKTLLITAVGLLLAVNRVNILGDAARHHLNNVVFYVFIPALVGGSLADTVTASSIVSLWFMPVNILLTFIIGSALGWVLVKITRTPEHLHGLVIGSCAAGNLGNLLLIIVPAVCEESNSPFGDTLTCSTNGQGLVSLSMAIGSVYIWTYVYNIIRAYGDVSGKDIAKVSTISIDCSGKTLDMFNENYTEALIQSRRSSFEDCEVPDDESAQVDESNIPFEDDERKKVTVLMKMRQHFDTFVDKINLKMWLTPSTIATIVGLLIGVISPIRKLMIGDNAPLRVIDSSANLLGQATVPAMTLIVGANLLNGLKRSDVGLWLIVGILVVRYVALPILGIGIVKAAHHIGFVGSDPLYQFVLMIQYSLPPAMAIGTITQLFEVGESECSVIMLWTYVVAAVSLTLWTTLFMWLVS; the protein is encoded by the exons ATGGCATTTATAGATTTGTTTGTCGTAGCACTGATTCCGGTTCTCAAAACACTTCTTATCACAGCGGTCGGTCTACTTCTAGCTGTAAACCGTGTCAATATATTGGGCGATGCTGCTCGACATCATCTCAACAAC GTTGTGTTCTATGTCTTCATTCCAGCACTTGTTGGCGGTAGCCTAGCAGATACTGTCACTGCCTCCAGCATAGTTTCTCT ATGGTTCATGCCAGTGAACATCCTTCTCACATTTATAATTGGTTCAGCACTTGGATGGGTGCTTGTTAAAATCACCAGAACCCCAGAACACTTGCATGGTCTCGTAATTGGCTCATGTGCTGCGG GAAACCTTGGGAACTTGCTTTTGATTATTGTTCCCGCAGTTTGTGAAGAAAGTAACAGTCCTTTCGGTGACACTTTAACTTGTTCAACAAACGGGCAGGGTTTAGTTTCGCTCTCTATGGCG ATTGGTTCTGTTTATATATGGACATATGTCTACAACATCATACGGGCGTACGGGGACGTGAGTGGCAAAGATATTGCAAAAGTGTCAACTATTAGCATTGACTGTTCGGGTAAAACATTGGATATGTTCAATGAGAATTACACAGAGGCGTTGATTCAATCTCGTCGCTCGAGTTTCGAAGATTGTGAAGTTCCTGATGATGAAAGTGCACAAGTGGATGAATCTAACATCCCATTTGAAGATGATGAAAGGAAAAAG GTGACCGTGTTAATGAAGATGAGACAACACTTTGATACCTTTGTTGACAAAATCAACCTCAAGATGTGGTTAACACCCTCCACAATTGCCACG ATCGTTGGGCTTCTGATAGGAGTGATCTCTCCGATTAGAAAACTAATGATAGGTGATAATGCTCCCCTTCGTGTTATCGACAGTTCTGCAAATCTTCTTGG TCAGGCAACAGTTCCAGCCATGACATTGATAGTGGGAGCTAATCTTTTAAATG GTCTAAAGAGATCAGATGTAGGGTTGTGGCTCATTGTTGGGATTTTAGTAGTTCGTTATGTCGCTTTACCAATTCTTGGAATTGGCATTGTGAAAGCCGCGCATCATATTGGATTTGTGGGATCTGATCCACTGTATCAGTTTGTTCTTATGATCCAATACTCACTTCCACCTGCTATGGCTATTG GTACGATAACACAATTGTTTGAGGTTGGCGAAAGTGAGTGTTCTGTTATCATGCTATGGACTTATGTTGTGGCAGCAGTGTCTCTCACGTTGTGGACGACCCTTTTCATGTGGCTAGTCTCTTAA